From a single Miscanthus floridulus cultivar M001 chromosome 8, ASM1932011v1, whole genome shotgun sequence genomic region:
- the LOC136476733 gene encoding uncharacterized protein produces the protein MVGNSVMWQHLEVEDLLLYHKEKILLYYKEKIHESGRAFVLREVHHEECARRLNEKYGTNFMWKQTYNKYHKLKGEWKLIMEAKSAKGASFDDVQKKIIYDEIEVVKMKAKGDKKAKYYNVPIPLYDEMEFVFTGKHATGEFSVVEAPFVSSARQEDDLVGNVDPTQELADLNGDPSQHDSDTHPESDSPNPLGSKRKHEEKEKKGKWAKQGVPIFMQALSEAVSFTHSTDPHEGIFKAIEDMDEYPLPVRLDLLTYLAQNRHIASMLKGRKEETFKQWVARWVAGHYTL, from the exons ATGGTTGGGAACAGTGTGATGTGGCAACACCTGGAAGTGGAGGATCTCCTTCTTTACCATAAGGAGAAAATCCTTCTCTACTACAAGGAGAAAATCCATGAGTCAGGGAGGGCCTTTGTTCTAAGGGAGGTCCATCATGAAGAGTGTGCTCGAAGGCTTAATGAAAAGTATGGTACTAACTTCATGTGGAAACAAACCTACAACAAGTACCACAAGCTTAAAGGAGAATGGAAGCTGATCATGGAGGCAAAGTCTGCTAAGGGTGCTAGTTTTGATGATGTTCAGAAGAAGATAATCTATGACGAGATAGAGGTTGTCAAGATGAAAGCT AAAGGTGATAAGAAGGCTAAGTACTACAATGTTCCAATTCCCTTGTATGATGAGATGGAGTTTGTCTTCACGGGGAAACATGCTACTGGAGAGTTCAGTGTTGTTGAAGCACCATTTGTTAGCTCAGCAAGGCAAGAGGATGATCTCGTTGGGAATGTCGACCCAACTCAAGAACTGGCAGATCTGAATGGTGATCCTTCTCAACACGATTCCGACACACACCCAGAGTCTGATAGTCCAAACCCACTAGGTTCTAAGCGCAAACacgaagaaaaggagaagaaagggaAATGGGCTAAGCAAGGTGTCCCCATTTTCATGCAGGCCTTGTCGGAAGCAGTGAGCTTTACCCATAGCACTGATCCACACGAGGGTATTTTCAAAGCCATTGAAGACATGGATGAATATCCTTTGCCGGTTCGCCTTGATTTGCTAACCTATCTTGCTCAAAATCGCCACATTGCTAGCATGTTGAAGGGACGG